The following proteins are co-located in the Paludibaculum fermentans genome:
- a CDS encoding ATP-binding protein, producing the protein MSDSIRQPTIWLRSLRGLRMRLAATYVLLFALALVGLGFVFRQSLTGILNQQSERVLDEEWRAMKAYLRFQRGELMWTYDPEDAEEAYAVDRLRRVLLLTDERGNVLELSSGYSALGSESIQQIRSVVQSREPISVVRHDFRGETYLVRMGIMRDQGRAFFVAIGLPVEDTLRIPDHLLRQYLLSVPVMLLVIVFVGWYMAGRALRPLHQVAETASAVAGGNLSLRIAPRGSGDELDVLIGAFNQMLERLELNFQQIRQFSLDASHELRTPITIIRGQLEVALLTAETREQFREAILTALLDVERMGQIVKSLLLLEQAESGQVVLQKTQLDIAKLAEELVSQFRIASDEKGLSLEVVAHGPCWAEVDRVQFDRLLSNLLSNALKYTHAGGRVEVILEQVDGAAHLTVSDNGQGIPAANLPHVFERFYRVRETTPDPDRGLGLGLAFVAWIARAHGGRVEVKSEPGQGSQFLVIFPAPAPVDATGPEPESTAGLLS; encoded by the coding sequence ATGTCCGACTCGATTCGCCAGCCCACGATTTGGCTCCGCTCGCTGCGTGGGCTGCGCATGCGCCTGGCGGCAACGTACGTCCTGTTGTTTGCGCTGGCGTTGGTGGGTCTGGGCTTCGTCTTCCGGCAGTCCCTCACAGGCATCCTGAACCAGCAGAGTGAGCGCGTGCTCGACGAAGAGTGGCGGGCCATGAAGGCCTATCTGCGCTTCCAGCGCGGCGAACTCATGTGGACTTACGATCCCGAGGACGCGGAGGAGGCCTATGCCGTCGACCGCCTGCGCCGCGTGCTGCTACTCACCGATGAGCGCGGCAACGTGCTGGAACTCTCCAGTGGCTATTCCGCCCTGGGCAGCGAGTCGATCCAGCAGATCAGAAGCGTCGTCCAGTCGCGCGAGCCCATCTCCGTCGTGAGGCATGATTTCCGCGGCGAGACCTATCTGGTCCGCATGGGCATCATGCGGGACCAGGGCCGGGCGTTCTTTGTAGCCATTGGCCTGCCGGTCGAAGACACGCTGCGAATCCCCGATCATCTATTGCGGCAATACCTGCTCTCGGTACCGGTAATGCTGCTGGTCATCGTCTTTGTGGGCTGGTACATGGCCGGCCGCGCCTTGCGACCGTTGCACCAGGTGGCGGAAACCGCCAGCGCCGTGGCGGGCGGCAACCTGAGCCTGCGTATTGCACCGCGCGGATCGGGCGACGAATTGGATGTCCTCATCGGCGCTTTCAACCAGATGCTGGAGCGGCTGGAGCTGAATTTTCAACAGATCCGGCAGTTCTCCCTGGACGCCTCGCACGAACTGCGCACCCCCATCACCATCATTCGAGGCCAGTTGGAAGTTGCGCTGTTGACCGCTGAGACCAGGGAACAGTTCCGCGAAGCGATTCTGACCGCCCTGCTCGACGTGGAGCGCATGGGGCAGATCGTGAAGTCGCTGCTGCTGCTGGAGCAGGCGGAGTCCGGGCAGGTCGTGCTACAGAAGACGCAGTTGGACATCGCGAAGCTGGCAGAGGAACTCGTCTCGCAATTCCGCATCGCCTCAGATGAAAAGGGGCTCTCGCTGGAGGTCGTGGCCCACGGCCCGTGCTGGGCGGAGGTCGACCGCGTACAATTCGATCGCCTGCTGTCCAACCTGCTGTCCAACGCCCTCAAGTACACACATGCGGGCGGCCGCGTGGAAGTCATCCTGGAGCAGGTGGACGGGGCTGCGCACCTGACAGTGAGCGACAACGGCCAGGGGATTCCCGCCGCCAACCTGCCGCACGTGTTCGAACGGTTCTATCGCGTCCGGGAAACCACGCCGGATCCGGACCGCGGGCTCGGCCTGGGTCTGGCGTTCGTGGCCTGGATCGCCCGCGCGCACGGCGGCCGGGTGGAGGTAAAGAGCGAACCGGGCCAGGGCTCCCAGTTCCTGGTGATCTTCCCAGCGCCCGCGCCCGTCGATGCCACGGGGCCCGAGCCGGAATCGACGGCCGGCCTGCTCTCCTGA
- the acs gene encoding acetate--CoA ligase, whose amino-acid sequence MSGNEVYSPSTEFSSQAHVGSMEAYQELYRRAEADPEGFWAQQAESEVHWFEKWSHVYEWHPPFVKWFVGAKTNAAYNCLDRHLETRGDKPAIIFEGEPGDQKTLTYRELHAAVGQFSNVLKSRGFQAGDRAIVYMPMIPEAIVAMLACARLGIIHSVVFGGFSAEALKARILDLDASLVLTADGGWRRGKEVKLKGAVDEAVKDCPGIKDVLVYRRTGGECPMNEGRDHWWHDLLPGVSPDCPAEELDSEHPLFVLYTSGTTGKPKGILHTTGGYLTYVASTMKWVFDLKENDIYWCTADIGWVTGHSYIVYGPLACGATCLVYEGAPDFPAWDRWWDIVERHKATILYTSPTAIRALIKQGDEYPNKHDLSSLRLLGSVGEPINPAAWDWYYRVIGKSRSPIVDTWWQTETGGILIAPMPGAVPLKPGSGTLPMPGVLTDVVDFYGEKVAPGAEGFLIIRRPWPSMIRTIWGDPERFEQQYFSRMPGIYFTGDAARRDEDGYFWVLGRVDDVMNVSGHRLSTMEVESALVRHPAVAEAAVVGKPHEITGQAVCCFVSLKQGNWDHGVLGKELRQWVAHEIGAFARPEEIRFAESLPKTRSGKIMRRLLREIVTSNTVTGDVTTLEDLGVVTRLSAQHDED is encoded by the coding sequence ATGTCTGGGAACGAAGTCTATTCTCCAAGTACAGAGTTCTCCTCCCAAGCCCACGTGGGCTCGATGGAGGCCTACCAAGAGTTATACCGGCGTGCGGAGGCGGACCCTGAGGGGTTCTGGGCACAGCAGGCCGAGAGCGAGGTCCATTGGTTTGAGAAATGGAGCCACGTTTACGAATGGCACCCGCCCTTCGTGAAATGGTTCGTAGGCGCCAAGACCAACGCCGCCTACAACTGCCTGGACCGGCATCTGGAGACCCGCGGCGACAAGCCCGCCATCATTTTTGAGGGCGAGCCGGGCGACCAGAAGACGCTGACCTATCGCGAGCTGCATGCCGCCGTGGGCCAGTTCTCCAACGTGCTGAAGTCGCGCGGCTTCCAGGCCGGCGATCGCGCCATCGTCTACATGCCCATGATTCCCGAGGCCATCGTCGCGATGCTGGCCTGCGCACGGCTGGGCATCATCCACTCCGTGGTCTTCGGCGGATTCTCGGCCGAGGCGCTGAAGGCCCGCATCCTGGATCTCGACGCCTCGCTGGTGCTGACCGCCGATGGCGGCTGGCGGCGCGGCAAGGAAGTGAAGCTGAAGGGCGCCGTCGACGAGGCCGTGAAAGACTGTCCCGGCATCAAGGACGTGCTCGTCTACCGGCGCACCGGCGGCGAATGTCCCATGAACGAAGGCCGCGACCACTGGTGGCACGACCTGCTGCCGGGCGTCAGCCCCGACTGTCCGGCCGAAGAGCTGGACTCCGAGCATCCGCTCTTCGTCCTCTACACCTCCGGCACCACCGGCAAGCCCAAGGGGATCCTGCACACCACCGGCGGTTACCTCACTTACGTCGCCAGCACGATGAAGTGGGTCTTCGACCTCAAGGAAAACGACATCTACTGGTGTACCGCCGACATCGGCTGGGTCACCGGCCACTCCTACATCGTGTACGGCCCGCTGGCCTGCGGCGCGACCTGTCTCGTCTACGAGGGGGCACCCGACTTCCCGGCCTGGGATCGCTGGTGGGACATCGTCGAGCGCCACAAGGCGACGATTCTCTACACCTCGCCGACCGCGATCCGCGCTCTGATCAAGCAGGGCGACGAGTATCCGAACAAGCACGACCTGTCCTCGCTGCGCCTGCTGGGCAGCGTAGGCGAGCCCATCAACCCGGCCGCTTGGGACTGGTACTACCGCGTGATCGGCAAGAGCCGGTCTCCCATAGTGGATACGTGGTGGCAGACCGAGACCGGCGGCATCCTGATCGCACCCATGCCGGGCGCGGTGCCGCTGAAGCCGGGTTCCGGCACGCTGCCGATGCCTGGTGTCCTGACGGATGTAGTCGACTTTTATGGCGAAAAGGTGGCTCCGGGGGCCGAAGGCTTCCTGATCATCCGCAGGCCGTGGCCGTCGATGATCCGCACCATCTGGGGCGATCCGGAACGGTTTGAGCAACAGTACTTCAGCCGCATGCCGGGCATCTACTTCACGGGCGATGCGGCGCGGCGCGATGAGGACGGCTACTTCTGGGTGTTGGGCCGCGTCGACGACGTCATGAACGTCAGCGGACACCGGCTGTCGACCATGGAAGTGGAATCGGCGCTGGTGCGGCATCCAGCGGTGGCCGAGGCGGCCGTTGTCGGCAAGCCCCATGAGATCACGGGACAGGCGGTGTGCTGTTTTGTCTCGCTGAAGCAGGGGAATTGGGACCACGGCGTGCTCGGCAAGGAGCTGCGGCAGTGGGTGGCCCACGAGATCGGCGCCTTCGCGCGGCCGGAGGAGATCCGGTTCGCTGAATCACTGCCGAAGACCCGCAGCGGCAAGATCATGCGGCGCCTGCTGCGTGAGATTGTGACCTCCAACACGGTGACCGGCGATGTGACGACCCTGGAAGATCTGGGTGTCGTGACGCGCTTGTCGGCCCAGCACGACGAGGACTGA
- a CDS encoding sigma-54-dependent transcriptional regulator → MDAPKDRVLVVDDESNQRTALATMIAGWGYETASAANGAEALDRLREFEASAIVTDLMMPGMDGSELLRRLKDQGQAPPAIVLTAFGNLETAVALVHDLGAFWFLEKPLQPGALRLLLSRAVAQSRLTDYNEALERRLSEQGVLGNLVGGSDVMQRIFSLIRQVAPTRATVLITGESGTGKELAARAIHDLSPRRTAPFVAINCAALTETLIESELFGHEKGSFTGAVERRRGCFELADGGTLLLDEIGEMPAPTQAKLLRVLEERKVRRLGAAREVEVDVRLLAATNRDLLAEVKQNRFREDLFFRLNVFEVSLPPLRDRREDIPALCEVMVRDMNIRHQCRVSGIDAQAMTLLQNQEWPGNARELRNVVERAVIIAGEGLVQSSHFFGLHSSARAPVVSGDEVRLSVGATIDEAERALIEATLRHTGNNRTRAATILGISQKTLFNKLREYGAPGGTE, encoded by the coding sequence ATGGATGCTCCGAAAGATCGAGTGCTCGTTGTCGACGATGAGTCGAATCAACGTACAGCGCTCGCCACGATGATCGCGGGCTGGGGCTATGAGACCGCATCGGCCGCCAACGGAGCCGAGGCGCTCGATCGTCTGCGCGAGTTTGAAGCCAGCGCCATCGTCACCGACCTCATGATGCCCGGCATGGACGGCAGTGAACTGCTGCGCCGCCTCAAGGACCAGGGCCAGGCGCCTCCGGCCATCGTGCTCACCGCCTTTGGCAACCTCGAAACCGCCGTCGCGCTCGTCCATGACCTGGGCGCCTTCTGGTTTCTGGAGAAGCCGTTACAGCCCGGCGCGTTACGCCTGCTGCTCTCCCGCGCGGTCGCCCAATCGCGCCTCACCGATTACAACGAGGCTCTGGAACGGCGCTTGAGCGAGCAGGGCGTACTGGGCAACCTGGTGGGCGGCTCGGACGTGATGCAGCGGATTTTCTCCCTCATCCGGCAGGTGGCGCCCACGCGCGCGACGGTGCTCATCACCGGGGAAAGCGGCACGGGCAAGGAACTGGCGGCGCGCGCGATCCACGACCTCAGTCCCCGCCGCACGGCGCCCTTTGTCGCCATCAACTGTGCCGCCCTGACGGAAACCCTTATCGAGAGTGAGCTGTTCGGCCACGAAAAGGGCTCGTTCACCGGCGCGGTGGAACGCCGCCGCGGCTGCTTCGAACTGGCCGATGGCGGCACGCTGCTGCTGGACGAGATCGGCGAAATGCCGGCGCCCACGCAAGCCAAGCTGCTGCGTGTCCTGGAAGAGCGCAAAGTGCGCCGCCTGGGCGCGGCCCGGGAAGTGGAGGTGGATGTCCGCCTGCTGGCAGCCACGAATCGCGACCTGCTGGCCGAGGTCAAGCAAAACCGCTTCCGCGAGGATCTTTTCTTCCGGCTGAATGTGTTTGAAGTTTCGCTGCCGCCGTTGCGGGATCGGCGAGAGGACATTCCAGCCCTGTGCGAAGTGATGGTCCGCGACATGAACATCCGCCATCAGTGCCGTGTCAGCGGCATCGATGCGCAGGCCATGACCCTGCTCCAGAACCAGGAATGGCCGGGGAACGCTCGTGAACTGCGCAATGTGGTGGAACGGGCGGTGATCATCGCCGGCGAGGGTCTCGTCCAGTCCAGCCATTTCTTTGGGCTCCACAGCTCCGCCCGCGCCCCCGTTGTGAGCGGAGACGAGGTGCGCCTCAGCGTCGGGGCGACCATCGACGAGGCCGAACGCGCCCTGATTGAAGCCACGCTTCGCCATACCGGCAACAACCGGACCCGGGCCGCCACAATTCTGGGCATCAGCCAGAAAACACTCTTCAACAAGCTGCGCGAGTATGGCGCGCCCGGCGGAACCGAGTAG
- a CDS encoding mechanosensitive ion channel family protein, which produces MQPAFLIVSGGFDFFTVLTFGSVAGAIIVLALAWLAIRWLTLWLDSLSARSTQARFFINWLQPVVRITLWFVAILLCFQLLAPSRDTFFAGVASIGIALGLGAQDLVKNLIGGLVVLADRPFQLGDRVKIGNAYGEIDHIGLRSTKLTTPDDTRVTIPNAMILSEQVYNSNSGVPDCQVVTDLFLPPDSDPDVAAHVGREAAFCSPFLLARKPVVVLTQQGFDQGPYLRLRIKCYVHDHRYEPRIQSDITARASRELLRLGVLQRWVPGH; this is translated from the coding sequence ATGCAACCAGCATTCCTGATAGTCTCCGGCGGCTTTGATTTCTTCACCGTCCTGACCTTTGGCAGCGTGGCGGGGGCGATCATCGTCCTGGCGCTGGCGTGGCTGGCCATTCGCTGGCTGACGCTGTGGCTCGACTCGCTCAGCGCGCGCAGCACACAGGCCCGGTTCTTCATCAACTGGCTGCAGCCCGTCGTCCGCATCACGCTGTGGTTTGTGGCGATCCTGCTCTGCTTCCAGTTGCTGGCGCCGTCGCGGGATACGTTCTTCGCCGGAGTGGCTTCGATTGGTATCGCCCTGGGGTTGGGTGCGCAGGATCTGGTCAAGAATCTCATCGGCGGGCTGGTGGTGTTGGCGGACCGCCCTTTTCAGTTGGGCGATCGCGTGAAGATCGGCAACGCGTACGGCGAGATCGACCACATCGGGCTGCGCAGCACAAAGTTGACCACGCCCGACGATACGCGGGTGACCATCCCAAACGCGATGATCCTCAGCGAGCAGGTCTATAACTCGAACTCAGGCGTGCCGGACTGCCAGGTGGTGACGGATCTCTTTCTGCCGCCGGATTCCGATCCGGATGTGGCCGCGCATGTCGGACGGGAAGCCGCGTTCTGCTCGCCCTTCCTGCTGGCGCGCAAACCGGTGGTGGTGCTGACCCAACAGGGGTTCGACCAGGGGCCGTACCTGCGGCTGCGCATTAAGTGCTATGTGCACGATCACCGCTACGAGCCGCGGATCCAAAGCGACATCACGGCCCGGGCCAGCCGGGAACTGCTGCGTCTCGGCGTGCTGCAGCGCTGGGTGCCGGGCCACTGA
- a CDS encoding DUF4760 domain-containing protein, with product MAKIEWNRQATYEDANLLLRLYEERREEKLRKARAWFVSECKYKTLEDWQRLCPPGSEMNAYFRMVTTYWEMASSFVVSGVLNPELFIQNAMEHALVWERIQHLVPQIRAMNNAPHQLRNLETMAGYTREWLGKQGEGVYESFAGRFKV from the coding sequence ATGGCCAAAATTGAATGGAACCGGCAAGCGACCTATGAGGACGCCAACTTGTTGCTGCGATTGTACGAAGAGCGGCGCGAGGAGAAGTTACGGAAGGCGCGTGCCTGGTTCGTCTCGGAATGCAAGTACAAGACGCTGGAGGACTGGCAGCGGCTTTGCCCGCCCGGCTCCGAAATGAACGCCTACTTCCGCATGGTCACCACCTATTGGGAGATGGCCAGCAGTTTTGTGGTGAGCGGCGTGCTCAACCCTGAACTGTTCATCCAGAATGCGATGGAGCATGCCCTGGTGTGGGAGCGCATCCAGCACCTGGTGCCCCAGATCCGCGCCATGAACAATGCTCCGCATCAGTTGCGGAACCTGGAAACCATGGCGGGCTACACCAGGGAGTGGCTGGGTAAACAGGGCGAAGGGGTCTACGAGAGCTTCGCCGGACGCTTCAAGGTCTGA
- a CDS encoding ATP-binding protein, whose translation MRSTEIEAVLDLFLTEQQARVQKLISAFEAAWRDTQVLLAAQADLFRTHPGKTEPGVELAAIERLMEVSGKPLLFDVVAGLRRVKPQERALSGLEDYESAAEDLLSRLPVEVEVPKEAWLGALTPLAGSPLLALSARMRHHPEVLPLRELLGCFFQQESNLRARLDGAVFVVLAKAVLLLIEPWQHVRREALGVLAGHNGGSFEEARQRWMDALVVLHHQGEDALQNHAAWAAASSERVAQFLLRYNQPFSPEHHQDLLDGRQNLFRYWARQRRSVNATIEVEYELGQAALEGVSCGRSILLQLDQEQAGLLQELETVIAWLQNFGQAGAGDFPAPQNNLVSGEDHACDWQRRLEGFAEARLPETCDTLQPSKALPVRAGAWRQVQPRKVMLAALDGIGHARVLEGCREAEAVHRSVVREIERTREVVEFGLETAQEEGQGAIAQESVSNALALAIHQRERTQSPRALVEQRLVEGLAATLFLTHFTLEQRRLGLLTQLIRSRGSEAFQTARQLGFHGTSEGGRRLYLAVGSAYRTALIKIGWEPPPVAALEQVALRGYVDEVLNLRSDVYDLPMIYRRLFRLAPLQDPRFLVGRETEMGALSTARSLWDAGRGVAVLIVGARGSGKTSMLNCAVAGRFADVPVVQSHFSRRLTSAGDIHAFLCELLQLPEGGDFLQALKSTRRVVILEELERTFLRRLGGFQAIQELLRIISLTSRTTLWVLSMNQHSYRFLDAAVGLGEHFSHRINAMAVTPEELKSAILMRHHLSGLRLQYPPQLKVDPQMGRLRALLGLQQDPETRFFDALYRQSEGIFRSAFELWQKFMDRVEGGVLYLRQPEEPDYSPLLGSLTLQDSQTLHAIVQHGSLTVEDHAGIFECTAEDSRLRLEKLIALEFLEPDPLCPGLRIRPEAGRIVHMALYRMNLI comes from the coding sequence ATGAGGAGCACGGAGATCGAGGCGGTACTCGATTTGTTTCTGACTGAGCAGCAGGCCCGGGTTCAGAAGCTTATCTCCGCGTTCGAGGCAGCCTGGCGCGATACTCAAGTCCTGCTGGCGGCCCAGGCCGACCTGTTCCGCACCCACCCCGGCAAAACCGAACCAGGCGTTGAACTTGCGGCCATCGAAAGGCTGATGGAGGTCTCGGGCAAACCGCTGCTTTTCGATGTCGTGGCCGGGTTGCGCCGGGTGAAGCCGCAGGAGCGGGCACTCTCGGGTCTCGAGGACTATGAGTCCGCCGCCGAAGACCTTCTCAGCCGGCTGCCCGTCGAGGTCGAAGTTCCCAAGGAGGCCTGGCTGGGCGCCCTCACGCCGCTGGCCGGCAGCCCGTTGCTGGCCCTGTCGGCGCGCATGCGCCACCACCCCGAGGTTCTGCCTCTCCGGGAACTGCTGGGCTGCTTCTTCCAGCAGGAATCGAATCTGCGCGCACGCCTCGACGGAGCGGTCTTTGTCGTTCTTGCCAAAGCGGTGCTTCTGCTGATCGAACCCTGGCAGCACGTCCGCCGCGAGGCGCTCGGCGTCCTGGCCGGGCACAACGGCGGCTCGTTTGAAGAAGCCCGCCAGCGTTGGATGGACGCCCTGGTCGTCCTGCATCACCAGGGCGAGGATGCGCTGCAGAATCACGCCGCCTGGGCCGCCGCCTCCAGCGAACGGGTGGCCCAGTTCCTGCTGCGGTACAACCAGCCGTTCTCTCCAGAGCATCACCAGGATCTGCTCGACGGCCGGCAGAACCTTTTCCGCTACTGGGCCCGCCAGCGCCGTAGTGTGAACGCTACGATTGAGGTCGAGTACGAGCTAGGGCAAGCCGCGCTGGAAGGCGTCTCGTGCGGCCGCTCGATCCTGCTTCAGCTCGATCAGGAGCAGGCCGGACTGCTGCAGGAACTGGAGACGGTCATTGCCTGGCTCCAGAACTTCGGCCAGGCCGGAGCAGGTGACTTCCCTGCCCCGCAGAACAATCTTGTCTCCGGCGAGGATCATGCCTGCGACTGGCAGCGCCGCCTGGAGGGCTTCGCCGAAGCTCGCCTGCCGGAGACATGCGACACCCTGCAGCCGTCAAAGGCATTGCCGGTGCGCGCCGGCGCCTGGCGCCAGGTCCAACCGCGCAAAGTGATGCTCGCCGCTCTCGACGGCATCGGCCATGCACGCGTGCTGGAAGGCTGCCGGGAAGCCGAAGCCGTCCATCGCTCAGTCGTACGCGAGATTGAACGAACCCGCGAGGTGGTGGAATTCGGCCTGGAGACCGCGCAGGAGGAGGGCCAGGGCGCCATCGCCCAGGAAAGCGTCAGCAACGCGCTGGCACTGGCCATCCATCAGCGGGAACGAACCCAAAGCCCGCGCGCGCTGGTGGAGCAGCGCCTGGTGGAGGGCCTGGCCGCCACACTCTTCCTCACACATTTCACGCTGGAGCAGCGTCGCCTCGGCCTGCTCACGCAACTGATCCGCAGCCGCGGCTCCGAAGCCTTCCAAACTGCCCGGCAACTTGGCTTCCACGGCACGTCGGAGGGCGGACGCCGGCTGTATCTCGCGGTGGGCTCAGCTTACCGGACGGCGCTCATCAAAATCGGCTGGGAGCCGCCGCCCGTCGCAGCCCTGGAACAGGTGGCCCTGCGCGGGTACGTCGACGAGGTGCTGAACCTGCGCTCCGACGTCTACGACCTGCCGATGATCTACCGGCGCCTGTTCCGGTTGGCGCCCCTGCAGGATCCGCGATTCCTGGTGGGCCGTGAGACCGAGATGGGCGCACTGTCCACGGCGCGCAGCCTGTGGGACGCGGGACGCGGTGTCGCGGTCCTGATCGTCGGCGCCCGGGGCAGCGGCAAGACCAGCATGCTGAACTGCGCCGTCGCCGGACGCTTCGCCGATGTCCCCGTGGTGCAGAGCCACTTTTCGAGGCGGCTCACCAGCGCCGGAGACATCCATGCGTTTCTGTGTGAACTACTTCAACTGCCGGAGGGCGGCGACTTTCTACAGGCTCTGAAATCGACACGCCGGGTCGTGATCCTCGAAGAGCTGGAACGAACGTTCCTGCGCCGCCTGGGCGGCTTTCAGGCCATCCAGGAGCTGCTGCGGATTATCTCCCTCACCTCGCGTACGACTCTCTGGGTACTGAGCATGAACCAGCACTCGTACCGCTTCCTGGACGCCGCGGTCGGCCTGGGCGAGCACTTCTCCCACCGCATCAATGCGATGGCCGTGACGCCGGAGGAGTTGAAGAGCGCCATCCTGATGCGGCATCACCTCTCCGGGCTGCGGCTGCAGTATCCGCCGCAGCTCAAAGTGGATCCGCAGATGGGCCGCCTGCGCGCGCTGCTGGGGCTGCAACAGGATCCCGAGACGCGCTTCTTCGACGCGCTCTACCGGCAGTCGGAGGGCATCTTCCGCAGCGCCTTCGAGTTGTGGCAGAAGTTCATGGACCGCGTGGAAGGCGGGGTCCTGTATTTGCGCCAACCGGAGGAGCCGGACTACTCGCCGCTCCTGGGCAGTTTGACGCTGCAGGATTCACAGACGCTGCACGCGATCGTGCAGCACGGCAGCCTCACGGTGGAAGACCACGCGGGCATCTTCGAATGCACCGCCGAAGACAGCCGCCTGCGGCTGGAGAAGCTGATCGCCCTGGAGTTCCTGGAGCCCGATCCGCTGTGCCCGGGGCTCCGCATCCGGCCCGAGGCCGGCCGCATCGTGCACATGGCGCTCTACCGAATGAATCTGATCTGA
- a CDS encoding sensor histidine kinase — protein MSLRLRLLLLMIGMVAALSVLMLGIQLNSLVTVWLGHTQERAASTAQFVKSYVMERAQERASGVQPPPGDLNNQIRLWRSAISEDQELPDLLSATLTQTRSLVEISVSGERGRILASSNPDRKGRLIGGMLPFKSLVDMNPFDRFLQVLRGQMDYENRVDLGVPGQKEPVFTIQVLVSSALLRDAIVPEVYRTALASLPLFVFSILIAWVAAQIALRPLAGISQTIDQITRGETMPDHHPNISSTRELAAVQEKLRFLGEQFRGAQMGATQLRGSVERLLERLEEAIFLFDSSGRLIVCGEPVERLLNMKRTDITRRKIEELFPASMPVGAAIASAIVDRRPLRDAQVGRLMLNLDFLPDGALLLRIRDAEGRQLVEKQLSLSTRLAAINRLTGGVAHEIKNPLNSIALRLELLRSRVLPEVPEANGEIEVIAQEITRLDRVVRTFLDFTRPLEMRTKECDLGCLAAESLELIRPQAELAGIRVETCGLDTPVEVRVDDDLIKQVLMNILSNAMEAMPEGGHLQVNLRNTGREAILDILDTGPGIPPEMRDKIFQLYYTTKEKGTGIGLAMAFRAMQMHDGGIEVGGGEGRGTTFRLRFPVHNGAPE, from the coding sequence ATGTCCCTGCGCCTCCGATTACTGCTGTTGATGATCGGCATGGTGGCCGCACTGTCGGTACTGATGCTCGGGATCCAGCTGAATTCGCTGGTCACGGTGTGGCTGGGCCACACGCAGGAAAGGGCGGCGTCCACGGCGCAGTTCGTCAAAAGTTATGTCATGGAGCGCGCCCAGGAGCGGGCCAGCGGCGTACAGCCGCCGCCCGGCGATCTCAACAACCAGATCCGCCTGTGGCGCTCCGCGATCTCAGAGGACCAGGAACTACCGGACCTGCTCAGCGCTACCCTCACCCAGACTCGCTCCCTCGTCGAGATCTCGGTGTCCGGCGAGCGCGGACGCATCCTGGCCTCCTCCAACCCGGATCGAAAAGGACGCCTCATCGGCGGCATGCTCCCCTTCAAGTCGCTGGTGGACATGAATCCATTCGACCGCTTCCTGCAGGTGCTGCGCGGCCAGATGGACTATGAGAACCGGGTGGACCTGGGCGTGCCCGGCCAGAAGGAACCGGTCTTCACCATCCAGGTGCTGGTCTCGAGCGCCCTGCTGCGCGACGCCATCGTCCCGGAGGTCTACAGGACCGCCCTCGCTTCGCTGCCGCTGTTCGTCTTTTCCATCCTGATCGCCTGGGTCGCCGCCCAGATCGCGCTGCGCCCGCTGGCCGGCATCAGCCAGACCATCGACCAGATCACGCGCGGCGAAACTATGCCGGACCACCACCCGAACATTTCCAGTACGCGCGAACTCGCCGCGGTGCAGGAGAAGTTGCGCTTCCTGGGGGAGCAGTTCCGCGGCGCGCAAATGGGCGCCACCCAACTGCGCGGCAGCGTGGAGCGACTGCTGGAACGGTTGGAGGAAGCCATTTTCCTCTTCGATTCCAGCGGCCGGCTCATCGTCTGTGGCGAGCCCGTGGAGCGTCTCCTGAACATGAAGCGCACGGACATCACACGGCGCAAGATCGAGGAACTGTTCCCCGCCTCGATGCCGGTGGGCGCGGCCATCGCCTCGGCCATCGTCGACCGCCGTCCCCTGCGGGATGCCCAGGTCGGGCGGCTGATGCTGAATCTCGACTTCCTGCCGGATGGGGCGCTGTTGCTGCGAATCAGGGACGCCGAAGGCCGTCAACTGGTCGAGAAACAGCTCAGCCTGTCCACCCGACTGGCCGCCATCAACCGCTTAACCGGCGGGGTGGCCCACGAGATCAAGAATCCCCTGAACTCCATCGCCTTGAGGTTGGAACTGCTGCGATCGAGGGTGCTGCCCGAGGTGCCCGAAGCCAATGGAGAGATCGAGGTGATCGCACAGGAGATCACGCGGCTCGATCGCGTCGTCCGGACCTTCCTCGATTTCACGCGGCCGCTCGAGATGCGAACTAAGGAGTGCGACCTTGGCTGCCTCGCTGCCGAGTCGTTGGAGCTGATCCGGCCCCAGGCGGAGCTCGCCGGCATCCGGGTGGAGACCTGCGGCCTGGATACGCCCGTCGAAGTCCGGGTGGACGATGACCTGATCAAACAGGTACTGATGAACATCCTCAGCAATGCCATGGAAGCCATGCCGGAGGGCGGCCATCTTCAGGTCAACTTGCGAAACACCGGGCGGGAAGCGATACTCGACATCTTAGACACAGGACCCGGTATCCCCCCGGAGATGAGAGACAAAATCTTTCAGCTCTATTACACAACGAAGGAAAAGGGAACCGGTATCGGACTCGCCATGGCGTTTCGAGCCATGCAAATGCACGACGGAGGAATTGAAGTGGGTGGAGGAGAAGGCAGAGGTACGACCTTCCGGTTAAGATTTCCGGTCCACAATGGAGCTCCGGAATGA